A window of Rubricoccus marinus contains these coding sequences:
- a CDS encoding DUF922 domain-containing protein, producing MRLLVSAALAGALLLGASLWLARADTSDEVVGTVTPEASAGGDSSAGSPVFTIIDVNTYSVRGRTEQEILTSMRARGPKSGGADFFGLTETQFAYRYWKNETERGCTLDQIRIDLNVTITLPEWIEPRDAPYELRRDWTRFESALRRHEDGHREIAEWGAREIYHVLANLRTTTCADMDVAARRAAQRLREVSEQRQRQFDDQNGHGRTQGAYWPQSARSMARRSQ from the coding sequence GCTCGCGCGAGCGGACACGAGCGACGAGGTCGTCGGGACGGTCACGCCCGAAGCCTCCGCCGGGGGGGACTCCAGCGCCGGCTCGCCGGTGTTCACCATCATCGACGTGAACACCTACTCCGTGCGCGGGCGGACGGAGCAGGAGATCCTGACCTCGATGCGTGCCAGAGGCCCGAAGTCCGGCGGCGCCGACTTTTTCGGCCTCACGGAGACGCAGTTCGCGTATCGCTATTGGAAGAACGAGACCGAGCGGGGATGCACGCTGGACCAGATCCGCATCGACCTCAACGTCACCATCACGTTGCCCGAGTGGATCGAGCCGCGCGACGCGCCCTACGAGCTGCGCCGCGACTGGACGCGCTTCGAGTCCGCGTTGCGTCGCCACGAGGACGGCCACCGCGAGATCGCGGAGTGGGGCGCCCGCGAGATCTACCACGTTCTCGCCAACCTCCGCACCACCACCTGCGCGGACATGGACGTCGCCGCGCGCCGCGCTGCGCAGCGCCTCCGCGAGGTCAGCGAGCAGCGCCAGCGGCAGTTCGACGACCAGAACGGGCACGGCCGCACGCAGGGCGCCTACTGGCCGCAGAGCGCGCGGTCGATGGCGCGTCGCTCCCAGTAG
- a CDS encoding enoyl-CoA hydratase yields the protein MTDHVRSTRDGRVLHLTLARPEKKNALTRAMYAALADTLTEASGDAQVRAVVLSGEGGSFTAGNDLFDFMMEPPTDETSPVFQFLHAAVAFPKPLIAAVDGVAIGIGTTILLHCDLAYATPEARFKMPFTDLGLVPEAASSLLIPRMAGGAKAAELLLLGETFGAETAREVGLINGVEAEPLAVAMEKAHALAAKPPEAVRQSKALLRAPLRERVDAVMREEAELFIARLQSEEAQEAFTAFMEKRAPDFSRFE from the coding sequence ATGACCGACCACGTCCGATCCACCCGCGACGGCCGCGTGCTGCACCTCACGCTGGCCCGCCCCGAGAAGAAGAACGCCCTCACGCGGGCCATGTACGCCGCGCTCGCCGACACGCTGACCGAGGCCTCTGGCGACGCGCAGGTGCGTGCCGTCGTGCTCAGCGGCGAGGGCGGCAGCTTCACGGCCGGCAACGACCTGTTCGACTTCATGATGGAGCCGCCCACGGATGAGACGAGCCCGGTCTTCCAGTTTCTCCATGCCGCGGTGGCGTTCCCCAAGCCGCTGATCGCGGCCGTCGACGGCGTCGCCATCGGCATCGGGACGACGATCCTGCTGCACTGCGATCTCGCCTACGCCACGCCAGAGGCCCGCTTTAAAATGCCCTTTACCGATCTCGGACTGGTGCCCGAGGCGGCGTCTTCCCTCCTCATCCCGCGCATGGCCGGCGGCGCGAAGGCGGCGGAGTTGCTGCTGCTCGGCGAGACGTTCGGCGCGGAGACCGCGCGCGAGGTCGGCCTTATCAACGGTGTGGAGGCGGAGCCTCTGGCGGTGGCGATGGAGAAGGCGCACGCGCTGGCCGCGAAGCCGCCCGAAGCCGTCCGGCAGTCCAAGGCGCTGCTGCGGGCGCCGCTGCGCGAGCGCGTGGACGCGGTCATGCGCGAGGAGGCCGAGTTGTTTATCGCGCGGCTCCAGAGCGAGGAGGCGCAAGAGGCCTTCACCGCGTTTATGGAGAAGCGCGCGCCGGACTTCTCGCGGTTCGAGTAG
- a CDS encoding T9SS type A sorting domain-containing protein has translation MLRTLAFFALAALVAPEALAQTCTTSWTNAGSGDWNVPGNWDNGVPGPADDACVTLAGTYTVTNNAPPQINVNSLTLGGASGTQTLDTDEGIAIAAPSTIGANGRWEWRVGVLSGGATLTNNGFVQFDGFFTGALRAITGLGTELVNEGTIDWLDDQLFLVDGGALTNNGTLVKTARGVATAELETSGATPGLFTNTGAIDVQTGRINVDAPSRTVGAALGVAAGATLAFGGGDAVTHAFAGTTSGTASLASGDDPAGVLLMSGDAQFAADAGAIWDIAGAGIQWDQADLIGGQTLTNQGLVVITGFFSNIQRSIAGASTAFDNLGVLDFQDDQLYLIDGGALSNNGTIIKTVAGVATAEIKTSGAVPGSFTNTGTIDVQIGRINIDAPSRTAGAALGVAAGATLAFGGGDAVTHTFAGTTSGTPAGVLRMSGDAQFEAEAGAVWDFGGTGIEWVEADLVGGEALTNTGLVVITGFFSLNQRSINGLGTEFVNAGTVDWQDDQLFLVDDGALTNTGTITKTLPGVSTAELVFEGANTGSRLFANTGTIDVQVGRIDIGVDSRTTSATFMVASGAQLNFEGGTDVTHAFAGTTTGTAAPALGDDPAGVIRMTGDAQIASLGDAAWNIGGSGIEWFTADLIGGETLTNGGLLRITGFFNGARRTISGTETVLANAGTIEWNDDEIALVAGGAMTNAGLFVRTPGGVSATRLYSPDASGSFANAGTVETRGNTLDVDVPMDHQAGGRIAGFARFDIAGSAFTQSGDTSPGSPDSTGVLEWRGQPWAPASGATLFASIGGTTAGDDYDQLAVNDAAALAGTLSLSIADGAAPEVGDSYTVLTATSVTGTFDAVDAPPGYVVSVAYNATDVVVTVDAVGFVITLNGSEGWRAMSLPYADLGLGGDPPGEPITPGLFTSIYTAGYQGADFDPDNSGDPTNPGGYANVFLYNEANNTYPVPATSSSVPEGRGFWFYAFQDEDAYTNGVQGVFPKELLAAGTARTTDFSFPITFTPAAEFTGANLLGNPYDEGLDWSASGWTRTNVSSTIYVYDPAFNVDPVTGYGDYRQWTNGVGGSLTGGVIPVAQGFFAYAMDANPVLTASASARTGTRPDVYGLTGSGESASGASGKTETVLPHVALTLSGEVSGHAREHTLRLVLDEQSALGLDARDGYALEASGDAVRLVARVLGADEALAVASVPGEAEIAVHAEALASGEATSADAEIAWEPVAMPDGWLATLHDRTTGRTYDLTTEGSFRLNLLSGDALVLPAEAPAAKTAQGALPSAYPLRIQGEVATRFTVAFARGATDTEAGVTASALGVPQPNPVRGIVRVPYSVGEAGEVRVALYDALGREVAVLASGERASGAHEATLDTESLAAGVYVVRMTGASGFAETRRLTVVR, from the coding sequence ATGCTCCGCACCCTCGCTTTTTTCGCCCTCGCCGCGCTTGTCGCGCCAGAGGCCCTCGCTCAGACCTGCACCACGTCGTGGACTAACGCCGGGAGCGGAGACTGGAACGTCCCGGGCAACTGGGACAACGGCGTTCCTGGTCCGGCCGATGACGCCTGCGTCACGCTAGCCGGGACGTACACCGTCACCAACAACGCGCCGCCGCAGATCAACGTGAACTCGCTCACGCTCGGCGGCGCCAGCGGCACGCAGACGCTAGACACCGACGAAGGGATCGCAATCGCGGCGCCGAGCACGATTGGCGCGAACGGCCGGTGGGAGTGGAGGGTCGGAGTGCTCTCCGGCGGGGCCACGCTCACCAACAACGGCTTCGTTCAGTTCGACGGCTTCTTTACGGGCGCCCTGCGCGCGATCACGGGCCTGGGGACCGAACTCGTCAACGAGGGCACTATCGACTGGCTGGACGATCAGCTCTTCCTCGTCGATGGAGGCGCGCTGACCAACAACGGCACTCTCGTCAAGACCGCCAGAGGCGTCGCGACGGCAGAGCTCGAGACCTCTGGCGCGACGCCGGGGCTCTTCACCAACACGGGCGCCATCGACGTCCAGACGGGCCGGATCAACGTCGACGCGCCCTCGCGGACTGTCGGCGCCGCGCTCGGCGTGGCCGCTGGCGCCACGCTCGCCTTCGGTGGCGGCGACGCCGTCACGCACGCCTTTGCCGGGACCACCTCGGGCACCGCTTCACTCGCTAGCGGGGACGACCCTGCGGGCGTGTTGCTCATGAGCGGAGACGCGCAGTTTGCCGCCGACGCCGGGGCCATCTGGGACATCGCGGGCGCAGGCATTCAGTGGGACCAGGCCGACCTCATCGGTGGGCAGACGCTGACGAACCAGGGGCTCGTGGTCATTACAGGGTTCTTCAGCAACATCCAACGCTCCATCGCGGGTGCCTCGACGGCTTTCGACAACCTCGGCGTCCTGGACTTCCAGGATGACCAACTCTATCTCATCGACGGCGGCGCGCTGAGCAACAACGGGACGATCATCAAAACGGTCGCCGGCGTTGCGACCGCGGAGATCAAGACCTCTGGCGCGGTACCGGGCTCGTTTACCAACACAGGGACCATCGACGTCCAGATCGGCCGGATCAACATCGACGCACCATCGCGGACCGCCGGCGCCGCGCTCGGCGTGGCCGCTGGCGCCACGCTCGCCTTCGGCGGCGGCGACGCCGTCACGCACACCTTCGCCGGGACCACCTCGGGCACGCCCGCCGGCGTGCTCCGGATGAGCGGAGACGCGCAGTTCGAGGCCGAGGCGGGCGCCGTCTGGGACTTCGGCGGCACCGGGATTGAGTGGGTGGAAGCGGACCTCGTGGGCGGAGAGGCGCTGACCAACACCGGCCTCGTCGTCATCACCGGCTTCTTCAGCCTCAACCAGCGCTCCATCAACGGCCTCGGCACCGAGTTCGTCAACGCGGGCACCGTCGACTGGCAAGACGATCAGCTGTTCCTCGTCGACGACGGCGCGTTGACGAACACCGGGACGATCACCAAAACCCTTCCCGGCGTGTCGACGGCAGAGCTCGTGTTTGAAGGCGCGAACACCGGCTCTCGCCTCTTCGCCAACACCGGCACCATCGACGTCCAGGTAGGCCGCATCGACATCGGCGTCGACTCACGGACCACCAGCGCGACGTTTATGGTGGCCTCTGGCGCGCAGCTGAACTTCGAAGGTGGGACCGATGTCACGCACGCGTTCGCCGGGACCACGACGGGGACGGCCGCGCCCGCACTGGGCGACGACCCTGCAGGCGTGATCCGCATGACCGGCGACGCGCAGATCGCCTCGCTCGGGGACGCGGCTTGGAACATCGGCGGGTCCGGCATCGAGTGGTTCACCGCAGACCTCATCGGCGGGGAAACGCTCACGAACGGAGGCCTCCTCCGCATCACCGGGTTTTTCAACGGGGCGCGCCGCACCATCAGCGGGACCGAAACGGTCCTCGCGAACGCGGGCACCATCGAGTGGAACGACGACGAGATCGCGCTCGTCGCCGGTGGCGCCATGACGAACGCGGGCCTCTTCGTACGCACGCCCGGCGGCGTCTCGGCTACACGTTTGTACAGCCCCGACGCCAGCGGCTCGTTCGCAAACGCGGGCACCGTCGAGACACGCGGCAACACGCTCGACGTCGACGTGCCGATGGACCACCAGGCCGGTGGCCGCATCGCGGGCTTTGCGCGGTTCGACATCGCCGGCTCCGCGTTTACCCAGTCCGGGGACACCTCGCCAGGCTCGCCCGACAGCACGGGCGTACTCGAATGGCGTGGCCAGCCCTGGGCCCCGGCCTCTGGCGCCACGCTGTTCGCCAGCATCGGCGGCACCACCGCGGGTGACGATTACGACCAACTCGCCGTCAACGACGCAGCCGCACTCGCCGGCACCCTCTCGCTTTCCATCGCCGACGGCGCCGCGCCAGAGGTCGGCGACAGCTACACCGTGCTGACGGCCACGAGCGTAACCGGCACGTTCGACGCCGTCGACGCGCCGCCGGGCTACGTCGTTTCGGTTGCCTACAACGCGACCGATGTGGTTGTGACCGTGGACGCCGTCGGCTTCGTCATCACGCTCAACGGCAGCGAGGGCTGGCGCGCGATGTCGCTCCCGTACGCCGACCTCGGCCTGGGAGGCGATCCGCCCGGAGAGCCCATCACGCCGGGCCTGTTCACGAGCATCTACACCGCCGGTTACCAGGGCGCCGACTTCGACCCCGACAACTCCGGCGACCCGACCAACCCGGGCGGTTACGCCAACGTCTTCCTCTACAACGAGGCGAACAACACCTACCCCGTTCCCGCCACCTCCTCGTCCGTGCCCGAGGGCCGCGGCTTCTGGTTTTACGCCTTCCAGGACGAGGACGCCTACACCAACGGCGTGCAGGGTGTCTTCCCGAAAGAGCTTCTGGCGGCCGGAACGGCGCGCACCACGGACTTCTCCTTCCCGATCACGTTTACGCCAGCGGCTGAGTTCACCGGTGCCAACTTGCTCGGCAACCCGTACGACGAGGGGCTGGACTGGAGCGCCAGCGGCTGGACGCGCACCAACGTCTCCTCGACCATCTACGTCTACGACCCGGCCTTCAACGTGGACCCCGTGACCGGCTACGGCGACTACCGTCAGTGGACCAACGGCGTCGGCGGCTCGCTCACCGGCGGCGTGATCCCCGTCGCGCAGGGCTTTTTTGCCTACGCGATGGACGCGAACCCCGTCCTTACCGCGTCCGCTTCCGCCCGCACCGGCACACGTCCCGACGTGTACGGCCTCACGGGCTCGGGCGAGAGCGCCTCTGGCGCCAGCGGCAAAACGGAGACCGTGCTTCCGCACGTCGCGCTGACGCTCTCTGGCGAGGTGTCCGGCCACGCGCGGGAGCACACCCTCCGGCTGGTTTTGGACGAGCAGTCCGCGCTCGGCCTGGACGCCCGTGACGGGTACGCCCTCGAAGCCTCTGGCGACGCCGTGCGCTTGGTGGCGCGCGTGCTGGGCGCCGACGAGGCGCTGGCCGTCGCGTCGGTCCCCGGCGAGGCGGAGATCGCCGTCCACGCCGAGGCGCTGGCCTCTGGCGAGGCGACGAGCGCCGACGCCGAGATCGCCTGGGAGCCCGTCGCCATGCCCGACGGCTGGCTCGCGACGCTCCACGACCGCACGACGGGGCGCACCTACGACCTCACGACCGAGGGCTCGTTCCGCCTCAACCTTCTCTCGGGCGATGCGCTCGTGCTCCCGGCCGAGGCGCCAGCGGCCAAGACGGCACAGGGCGCACTTCCGAGCGCGTACCCGCTCCGCATCCAGGGCGAAGTCGCGACGCGCTTTACCGTCGCCTTCGCCAGAGGCGCAACGGATACGGAAGCGGGCGTGACCGCGTCCGCGCTCGGCGTGCCGCAGCCCAACCCCGTCCGAGGCATCGTGCGCGTGCCGTACTCGGTCGGCGAAGCCGGCGAGGTGCGCGTGGCGCTATACGACGCGCTCGGCCGCGAGGTCGCCGTCCTCGCCAGCGGCGAGCGGGCCTCTGGCGCGCACGAGGCTACGCTCGACACGGAGTCGCTCGCGGCGGGCGTCTACGTGGTCCGCATGACGGGCGCCAGCGGCTTCGCGGAGACGCGCCGGCTGACGGTCGTGCGCTAG
- a CDS encoding phosphatase PAP2 family protein: protein MSPHLRSARAAARTALTSLRQRHDLALLAALVVLAAGTWAFVGLADVVTDGEARAIDEQVLLLFRTPGDTADPIGPSAVEEAVRDMTALGGVLLTSLATLFGVGFFLLDGRPRMAAFLAGAVLSGVALTFALKAGFARPRPDLVAHGMEALSASFPSGHSATSAVVYLTLGALLARALPSRRLQIYVVASAVTLTLAVGMSRVYLGVHWPTDVLAGWTVGAFWAAAAWLLAQDLWRRGVLEAGHVLDAEGQADG from the coding sequence ATGTCTCCTCACCTCCGCAGCGCCCGCGCTGCCGCCCGCACCGCTCTCACCAGCCTGCGCCAGAGGCACGATCTGGCCCTTCTCGCCGCGCTCGTGGTCCTTGCGGCGGGCACATGGGCGTTCGTGGGGCTCGCAGACGTGGTGACGGACGGCGAGGCCCGCGCCATCGATGAGCAGGTACTGCTCCTGTTTCGTACCCCTGGAGACACCGCCGACCCCATCGGGCCCTCCGCAGTGGAGGAGGCGGTCCGCGACATGACGGCGCTCGGGGGCGTGCTGCTCACGTCGCTCGCCACGCTGTTCGGCGTCGGGTTTTTCCTCTTGGATGGGCGCCCGCGGATGGCGGCGTTTCTCGCGGGCGCCGTCCTCAGCGGGGTGGCGCTGACGTTCGCGCTTAAAGCCGGGTTTGCGCGTCCACGGCCGGACCTCGTCGCGCACGGGATGGAGGCGCTGTCGGCCAGCTTTCCCAGCGGGCACTCGGCGACTTCCGCCGTGGTCTACCTCACGCTCGGGGCGCTTCTGGCGCGGGCCTTGCCATCCAGGCGGCTCCAGATCTACGTCGTGGCCTCGGCGGTCACGCTCACGCTCGCGGTGGGAATGAGCCGGGTGTACCTCGGCGTCCACTGGCCTACCGACGTGCTCGCAGGGTGGACGGTCGGGGCGTTCTGGGCCGCGGCGGCGTGGCTTCTGGCGCAGGACCTCTGGCGGCGAGGCGTCCTCGAAGCGGGGCACGTGCTGGATGCGGAGGGGCAGGCCGACGGCTAG